Proteins from one Ipomoea triloba cultivar NCNSP0323 chromosome 1, ASM357664v1 genomic window:
- the LOC116027866 gene encoding magnesium transporter MRS2-4-like, giving the protein MECDKNSIIKRASIPARDLRIIGPIFSHSSSILEVLLFIDQLRHQLPQKSVVQDEDLQFPNAGEWLQVPQVVEGLQEELERDGYPVLDELAMSVSTGNL; this is encoded by the exons ATGGAGTGCGATAAGAACTCTATCATCAAGCGCGCCTCCATTCCTGCTAGAGATTTGAGGATCATCGGCCCTATATTCTCTCACTCCTCCAGTATCCTTG AGGTTCTTCTGTTTATTGATCAGCTGAGGCACCAACTGCCACAGAAGAGTGTTGTACAAGATGAGGATTTGCAATTTCCAAATGCTGGGGAATGGCTGCAAGTACCACAAGTTGTTGAAGGGTTGCAGGAAGAACTTGAGAGAGATGGTTACCCTGTTCTTGATGAACTTGCTATGAGTGTTAGCACAGGGAACCTTTAA
- the LOC116027462 gene encoding caffeic acid 3-O-methyltransferase-like, with protein MGSSSMEEMAKLPSEEEVGFLRVMGLSSGTAVMMVSKAAIELGVFEIIAKAGEGAKLSAKQIADCLPTQNPNAPVMLDRMLKFLANQSILKCTLTEDHQCSYSLTPVSKNFVPNEDGVSLSAMVQLLADKVFVNPWYALKDAVLEGGVPFNRTHGMHAFEYPGKDSRFNEVFNRAMHDHSAIAMKRVLECYKGFEGAKEVVDVGGGYGSTLSCIISKYPNIKGINFDLPHVIKEAPAIPGVEHIPGDMFESVPCGEIIFMKWILHDWDDEHCLKLLKNCWKALPESGKVVLVEAILPEHPEKDVGYGCPFYADVLMMTMNPGGKERTQRQFEALAKEAGFAALKVICPVNTEWVIELYK; from the exons ATGGGTTCATCATCAATGGAAGAAATGGCCAAACTTCCAAGTGAAGAAGAAGTGGGATTCCTAAGAGTCATGGGGCTGTCAAGTGGGACAGCAGTGATGATGGTTTCAAAAGCTGCCATTGAACTCGGGGTGTTTGAGATCATTGCAAAGGCTGGTGAAGGAGCAAAGCTTTCTGCTAAACAAATTGCAGACTGTCTTCCCACACAGAACCCTAATGCACCAGTCATGCTGGACAGGATGCTTAAGTTTCTTGCTAACCAGTCCATTCTCAAGTGCACACTCACAGAGGATCATCAATGTTCATACAGTTTAACACCAGTCAGCAAGAACTTTGTCCCTAATGAAGATGGGGTGTCCCTTTCTGCTATGGTACAGCTGCTTGCTGACAAAGTTTTTGTTAATCCCTG GTATGCATTAAAAGATGCAGTGCTTGAGGGAGGAGTCCCATTCAATAGGACCCATGGAATGCATGCATTTGAATACCCTGGCAAAGACAGTAGATTCAATGAGGTATTCAACAGAGCAATGCATGACCATAGTGCAATTGCAATGAAGAGAGTTTTGGAATGCTACAAAGGTTTTGAGGGAGCCAAAGAAGTGGTAGATGTGGGTGGTGGTTATGGTTCAACACTGTCCTGCATTATCTCCAAGTACCCTAACATCAAGGGAATCAACTTTGATTTGCCCCATGTCATCAAAGAGGCTCCTGCTATTCCAG GTGTGGAGCATATTCCAGGAGATATGTTTGAGAGTGTTCCCTGTGGAGAGATTATATTCATGAAG TGGATACTACACGATTGGGATGATGAGCATTGCCTGAAGCTGCTGAAGAACTGTTGGAAAGCTTTGCCAGAATCTGGTAAGGTGGTGTTAGTAGAAGCTATACTGCCAGAACATCCTGAGAAAGATGTCGGGTATGGTTGTCCATTTTACGCTGACGTACTCATGATGACAATGAATCCTGGAGGGAAGGAGAGAACACAGAGACAATTTGAAGCCCTGGCAAAAGAGGCAGGATTTGCTGCTCTGAAAGTCATATGCCCTGTGAATACTGAATGGGTTATTGAATTGTACAAGTAG
- the LOC116027469 gene encoding caffeic acid 3-O-methyltransferase-like: MGSSSMEEMAKLPSEEEVGFLRAMGLSSGIAVMMVSKAAIELGVFEIIAKAGEGAKLSAKQIADCLPTHNPNASVMLDRMLKFLANQSILKCTLTEDHHCSYSLTPISKNFVPNEDGVSLSAMVQLLADKVFVNSWYALKDAVLEGGVPFNRTHGMHAFEYPGKDSRFNEVFNRAMHDHSAIAMKRVLECYKGFEGAKEVVDVGGGYGSTLSCIISKYPNIKGINFDLPHVIKEAPAIPGVEHIPGDMFESVPCGEIIFMKWILHDWDDEHCLKLLKNCWKALPESGKVVLVEAILPEHPEKDVGYGCPFYADVLMMTMNPGGKERTQRQFEALAKEAGFAALKVICAVNTEWVIELYK, encoded by the exons ATGGGTTCATCATCAATGGAAGAAATGGCCAAACTTCCAAGTGAAGAAGAAGTGGGATTCCTAAGAGCCATGGGGCTGTCAAGTGGGATAGCAGTGATGATGGTTTCAAAAGCTGCCATTGAACTCGGGGTGTTTGAGATCATTGCAAAGGCTGGTGAAGGAGCAAAGCTTTCTGCTAAACAAATTGCAGACTGTCTTCCCACACACAACCCTAATGCATCAGTCATGCTGGACAGGATGCTTAAGTTTCTTGCTAACCAGTCCATTCTCAAGTGCACACTCACAGAGGATCATCACTGTTCATATAGTTTAACACCAATCAGCAAGAACTTTGTCCCTAATGAAGATGGGGTGTCCCTTTCTGCCATGGTACAGCTGCTTGCTGacaaagtgtttgttaattCCTG GTATGCATTAAAAGATGCAGTGCTTGAGGGAGGAGTCCCATTCAATAGGACCCATGGAATGCATGCATTTGAATACCCTGGCAAAGACAGTAGATTCAATGAGGTATTCAACAGAGCAATGCATGACCATAGTGCAATTGCAATGAAGAGAGTTTTGGAATGCTACAAAGGTTTTGAGGGAGCCAAAGAAGTGGTAGATGTGGGTGGTGGTTATGGTTCAACACTGTCCTGCATTATCTCCAAGTACCCTAACATCAAGGGAATCAACTTTGATTTGCCCCATGTCATCAAAGAGGCTCCTGCTATTCCAG GTGTGGAGCATATTCCAGGAGATATGTTTGAGAGTGTTCCCTGTGGAGAGATTATATTCATGAAG TGGATTCTACACGATTGGGATGATGAACATTGCCTGAAGCTGCTGAAGAACTGTTGGAAAGCTTTGCCAGAATCTGGTAAGGTGGTGTTAGTAGAAGCTATACTGCCAGAACATCCTGAGAAAGATGTCGGGTATGGTTGTCCATTTTACGCTGACGTACTCATGATGACAATGAATCCTGGAGGGAAGGAGAGAACACAGAGACAATTTGAAGCCCTGGCAAAAGAGGCAGGATTTGCTGCTCTGAAAGTCATATGCGCTGTGAATACTGAATGGGTTATTGAATTGTACAAGTAG
- the LOC116027475 gene encoding caffeic acid 3-O-methyltransferase-like, with the protein MGSSSMEEMAIPQSEEDGFLRAIGLPSGIAAIMVSKAAIELGVFEIIAKAGEGAKLSAKQIADCLPTHNPNAPVMLDRMLKFLANQSILKCTLTEDNQCSYNLTPISKNFVPNEDGVSLSALVQLGTDKVFVNSWYALKDAVLEGGVPFNRTHGMHAFEYPGKDSRFNEVFNRAMHDHSAIAMKRVVECYKGFEGVKEVVDVGGGFGSTLSCIISKYPNIKGINFDLPHVIKEAPAIPGVEHIPGDMFESVPCGEIIFMKWILHDWDDEHCLKLLKNCWKALPESGKVVLVESILPEHPEKDVEYGSAFYADVLMMTMNPGGKERTHREFEALAKEAGFSALKAVCAVNAEWVIELYK; encoded by the exons ATGGGCTCATCATCAATGGAAGAAATGGCCATACCTCAAAGTGAAGAAGACGGGTTCTTGAGAGCCATAGGGCTGCCAAGTGGGATAGCAGCGATTATGGTTTCGAAAGCTGCCATTGAACTCGGGGTGTTTGAGATCATTGCAAAGGCTGGTGAAGGAGCAAAGCTTTCTGCTAAACAAATTGCAGACTGTCTTCCCACACACAACCCTAATGCACCAGTCATGCTGGACAGGATGCTTAAGTTCCTTGCCAACCAGTCCATTCTCAAGTGCACACTCACAGAGGATAATCAGTGTTCATACAATTTAACACCAATCAGCAAGAACTTTGTCCCTAATGAAGATGGGGTGTCCCTTTCTGCCTTGGTACAATTGGGCACTGacaaagtgtttgttaattCCTG GTATGCATTAAAAGATGCAGTACTGGAGGGAGGAGTCCCATTCAATAGGACCCATGGAATGCATGCATTTGAATACCCTGGCAAAGACAGTAGATTCAATGAGGTATTCAACAGAGCAATGCATGACCATAGTGCAATTGCGATGAAGAGAGTAGTGGAATGCTACAAAGGTTTTGAGGGAGTCAAAGAAGTGGTAGATGTGGGTGGTGGATTTGGTTCAACACTGTCATGCATTATCTCCAAGTACCCTAACATCAAGGGCATCAACTTTGATTTGCCACATGTCATCAAAGAGGCTCCTGCTATTCCAG GTGTGGAGCATATTCCAGGAGATATGTTTGAGAGTGTTCCCTGTGGAGAGATTATATTCATGAAG TGGATACTACACGATTGGGATGATGAGCATTGCCTGAAGCTGCTGAAGAACTGTTGGAAAGCTTTGCCAGAATCTGGTAAGGTGGTGTTAGTAGAAAGTATTCTGCCGGAACATCCTGAGAAAGATGTCGAGTATGGTAGTGCATTTTACGCTGACGTACTAATGATGACAATGAATCCCGGAGGGAAGGAGAGAACACACAGAGAATTTGAAGCCCTGGCAAAAGAGGCAGGATTTTCTGCTCTGAAAGCCGTATGCGCTGTGAATGCTGAATGGGTTATTGAATTGTACAAGTAG
- the LOC116027134 gene encoding cleavage and polyadenylation specificity factor subunit 3-I, with translation MASTGQPQSMSKRPNSAITREADRLIITPLGAGSEVGRSCVYMSYKGKTVLFDCGIHPAYSGMAALPYFDEIDPSTIDVLLITHFHLDHAASLPYFLEKTTFKGRVFMTHATKAIYKLLLSDYVKVSKVSVEDMLFDEKDINKSMDKIEVIDFHQTMEVNGIRFWCYTAGHVLGAAMFMVSIAGVRVLYTGDYSREEDRHLRAAELPQFSPDICIIESTYGVQQHQPRHIREKRFTEVIHNTITQGGRVLIPAFALGRAQELLLILDEYWSSHPELHKIPIYYASPLAKRCMAVYQTYINSMNERIRNQFVSSNPFDFKHISPLNSIENFQDTGPCVVMASPGSLQSGLSRQLFDKWCSDKRNACVIPGYVVEGTLAKTIINEPKEVTLTNGLTAPLHMQVHYISFSAHADYAQTSTFLKELMPPNIILVHGEANEMGRLKQKLTTLFADQNTKIITPKNCQSVEMYFSSEKMAKTIGKLAEKTPEVGETVSGLLVKKGFTYQILAPEDLHIFSQLSTANVTQRITIPYSGAFAVIRHRIKQVYESVESSTDEDSGVPTLRVHDRVLVKQESENHLSVHWAADPISDMVSDSVVALVLNANREMPKLVVESEPVVNEEEDAKKTEKIIHTLLVSLFGDVKLGENGKIVINVDGNIAELDKQTGDVESENDGLKERVKTAFRRITSAVKPIPLSAP, from the exons ATGGCATCTACTGGACAGCCACAATCAATGTCAAAGAGACCTAATTCAGCAATAACAAGAGAAGCAGACCGGCTTATCATTACTCCTTTAGGGGCTGGGAGTGAAGTGGGGCGATCGTGTGTTTACATGTCTTACAAAGGGAAAACAGTTTTG TTTGACTGTGGGATTCATCCAGCTTACTCTGGCATGGCTGCTTTGCCAtactttgatgaaattgatCCTTCAACTATTGATGTTCTTCTAATTACCCA TTTTCACTTGGATCATGCTGCTTCCCTCCCATATTTTCTAGAAAAg ACCACATTCAAAGGACGAGTTTTCATGACCCATGCAACAAAGGCGATTTATAAATTGTTATTATCGGATTATGTTAAAGTAAGCAAGGTCTCTGTTGAAGATATGCTATTTGATGAAAAAGACATCAATAAATCCATGGACAAAATTGAG GTTATTGACTTCCACCAGACAATGGAAGTTAATGGTATCCGCTTCTGGTGCTATACTGCTGGTCATGTTCTTGGTGCTGCCATGTTTATGGTCAGCATTGCCGGTGTTCGAGTTCTTTACACTGGAGACTATTCTCGTGAAGAAGACCGACATCTTCGTGCTGCAGAGCTCCCACAGTTTTCTCCAGACATTTGCATTATCGAATCAACATATGGTGTTCAACAACATCAACCCCGACACATACGAGAGAAGCGCTTTACTGAAGTCATACACAACACTATTACTCAAGGTGGTCGTGTTCTAATCCCTGCTTTTGCGCTGGGTCGTGCTCAAGAACTTCTCCTTATACTGGATGAGTATTGGTCAAGCCATCCAGAGCTCCATAAGATCCCCATATATTATGCTTCACCACTTGCAAAAAGATGTATGGCTGTTTATCAAACCTATATAAATTCCATGAATGAGAGGATCCGCAATCAGTTTGTCAGCTCAAACCCCTTCGATTTCAAACACATCTCTCCTCTGAACAGTATTGAAAATTTTCAGGATACAGGACCATGTGTGGTGATGGCAAGTCCAGGTAGTCTTCAGAGTGGGTTGTCAAGGCAGCTGTTTGACAAATGGTGCTCTGATAAGAGAAATGCCTGTGTTATTCCTGGATATGTGGTTGAAGGGACACTTGCGAAGACAATTATCAATGAACCAAAAGAGGTCACACTTACAAATGGCTTGACTGCTCCTCTGCACATGCAGGTTCATTATATTTCATTCTCAGCTCATGCAGACTATGCTCAGACAAGTACATTCTTGAAAGAGCTAATGCCACCTAACATAATTCTGGTTCATGGAGAAGCTAATGAAATGGGAAGGCTCAAGCAGAAGCTTACCACCCTATTTGCTGATCAgaacaccaaaattattactCCAAAAAACTGCCAATCTGTGGAAATGTACTTCAGCTCTGAGAAAATGGCAAAAACTATTGGAAAACTGGCAGAAAAGACCCCTGAAGTTGGTGAAACTGTCAGTGGTTTACTTGTTAAAAAAGGCTTCACATACCAGATCCTGGCACCTGAAGATCTCCACATCTTCTCTCAGCTTTCAACTGCAAATGTCACTCAGAGAATTACTATCCCATATTCAGGTGCCTTTGCTGTGATTAGACACCGGATCAAACAAGTTTATGAGAGTGTTGAGTCTTCAACAGATGAGGATTCTGGTGTTCCAACACTACGGGTTCATGATAGAGTTCTAGTTAAACAGGAGTCAGAGAATCACCTTTCTGTGCATTGGGCAGCTGATCCTATTAGTGATATGGTCTCAGACTCTGTTGTAGCATTGGTTTTAAATGCAAACAGAGAAATGCCTAAGTTGGTTGTGGAATCAGAACCTGTAGTAAATGAGGAGGAAGATGCAAAGAAAACAGAGAAAATTATTCACACACTGTTGGTCTCTTTGTTTGGTGATGTAAAACTTGGGGAGAATGGCAAAATTGTTATAAATGTCGATGGGAACATAGCAGAACTTGACAAACAGACTGGCGATGTTGAAAGTGAAAACGATGGCCTCAAGGAACGAGTTAAAACAGCATTTAGGCGAATCACAAGTGCTGTGAAGCCCATCCCTCTCTCAGCACCTTAG